From a region of the Paenibacillus segetis genome:
- a CDS encoding hemolysin family protein, with protein MRIGNVLSDPLPSLFQLGLMVLLVVLNGLFVSAEFAIVKIRAGRIDNLAEEGRKSAIIAQSLLNHLDGYLSACQVGITLCSLGLGWLGEPIVATMLYPLFEQLGLSDKPLHFVSLTISFLLIAMLHIVLGELAPKTIAVRKAETITLLLARPMKLFYLLMYPFIWVLNVLSTALLKLFGFSRDSGLDSLHTEEEIRIMMKESSESGLIDSAEMSLVDNIFEFGDTTAREIMIPRTEMICLYTRHSIEENLEIALDGTRTRYPVCNHDKDHIIGFVHIKDLIRSNSPDYLNLIRPIMAVPESIHISDLMKRMQRGRTQIAILIDEYGGTSGMVTLEDIVEEIVGEIQDEFDEERPAIEQHGEDSYSIDGLMLIESINDRFGLSLDSEDYDTIGGWLYARIEILPPQVGASFQYEGDLYMVEETDNKRISRVKLLRQQYIPLEEATGA; from the coding sequence ATGAGAATAGGAAATGTATTGAGTGACCCTTTACCGAGTCTATTTCAATTGGGATTGATGGTACTATTGGTTGTACTTAACGGATTATTCGTATCAGCCGAGTTTGCAATTGTCAAAATAAGGGCTGGGCGAATCGATAATCTGGCTGAAGAAGGACGCAAGAGTGCTATCATCGCACAAAGTTTACTGAATCATTTGGACGGTTATTTATCAGCTTGCCAAGTAGGTATTACGCTCTGTTCGTTAGGACTTGGTTGGCTTGGGGAGCCCATAGTTGCGACAATGCTCTATCCGCTCTTTGAACAGTTGGGTTTAAGCGATAAGCCATTACATTTTGTTTCTCTCACCATTTCTTTTCTGCTGATTGCAATGCTGCATATTGTGCTTGGAGAATTAGCTCCTAAGACGATTGCTGTTCGAAAGGCTGAGACGATTACACTCTTATTGGCTAGACCGATGAAGCTGTTCTATCTACTGATGTATCCGTTCATTTGGGTACTTAATGTTCTATCCACAGCTTTGCTTAAGCTTTTCGGATTCTCTCGGGATTCTGGTCTCGATTCATTGCATACGGAAGAAGAAATTCGAATCATGATGAAAGAGAGTAGTGAGAGCGGGCTGATTGACAGTGCAGAGATGTCACTAGTCGACAACATATTTGAATTCGGTGACACAACCGCTCGGGAAATTATGATTCCCCGGACGGAGATGATTTGTTTATACACCCGGCATTCAATAGAGGAAAACTTAGAAATTGCTCTAGATGGGACACGAACGCGTTATCCAGTGTGCAATCATGATAAAGATCATATTATTGGTTTTGTTCATATTAAAGATTTAATTCGTTCCAATAGTCCAGATTATTTGAATTTGATTCGCCCCATCATGGCTGTCCCCGAATCTATCCATATCAGTGATCTGATGAAGCGGATGCAACGGGGGAGAACCCAAATCGCGATCTTAATTGATGAATATGGTGGAACTTCCGGTATGGTTACATTGGAGGACATTGTGGAAGAGATTGTTGGGGAGATTCAGGATGAATTTGATGAAGAACGTCCAGCGATCGAGCAACATGGTGAAGATTCTTATTCTATTGATGGCCTTATGCTGATTGAATCAATTAATGACCGCTTTGGATTGTCTCTTGACTCTGAAGATTATGATACGATTGGTGGATGGCTTTACGCTCGAATTGAAATTCTTCCACCACAGGTTGGGGCATCCTTTCAATATGAGGGTGATCTGTACATGGTCGAGGAGACGGATAACAAAAGAATTTCTCGGGTCAAATTGCTTAGACAGCAATATATACCTTTAGAAGAAGCTACAGGTGCGTAA
- a CDS encoding GntR family transcriptional regulator, whose amino-acid sequence MKIIIKNTSDQPLYQQIKDQMKDAILSNELKEDELLPSIRSLATDLHVSVLTTKRVYAELEAEGFIITKVGKGSYVASENLELLSESKRLMVESKLTEAWNMARTLGINKEELYSMMDLLFTEENE is encoded by the coding sequence ATGAAGATAATTATAAAAAATACTTCAGATCAACCTTTATATCAACAAATTAAAGATCAAATGAAGGATGCCATTCTAAGTAATGAATTAAAAGAGGATGAACTACTCCCTTCTATTCGTTCGTTAGCTACTGATTTACATGTGAGCGTGCTAACGACAAAAAGAGTATATGCAGAACTAGAAGCCGAAGGATTCATCATAACCAAAGTTGGTAAAGGTTCTTATGTTGCCTCAGAGAACTTGGAGCTGTTATCCGAATCCAAACGTCTGATGGTGGAATCCAAACTCACGGAAGCATGGAACATGGCCCGCACATTAGGGATTAATAAAGAGGAACTTTATTCTATGATGGACTTACTTTTTACAGAGGAGAATGAATGA